The DNA region GGACGCATCGGAGTCTTCGGCCAGCCTCGCCGCTTGCCGAGGACAAGCGCGAGCACGAGACCGGCGACTCCGGAGTTGATGTGCACCGCGGTGCCGCCCGCGAAGTCGATGGCCTTGATCTGGTTCGCGATCCAGCCGCCGTGCTCGGCGGTCACGTTGTCAAAGGCGAAGACCCAGTGCGCGACCGGGAAGTAGACCAGCGTGGCCCACAACGCCGAGAACAGCAACCAGGGGCCGAAGCGGAGCCGGTCGGCGACCGCGCCAGAGATGAGCGCCACCGTGATGATGCCGAACATGAGCTGGAACGCGACGAAGGAAAGGGCCGCGACCTGGTGCGGGGCCGTGCCCACCAGCGGCGGATTGGCGTCCGCGTCCTTGCCGATGAGCCCGGCCAGCCCCCAGTATTGCGTGATCTTGCCGAAAAAGTGGCCGGTGTCGTTGCCGAACGTCTCCGAATAGCCGAAAAGCGCCCACAGAATGGTGACCACGCCCATGGCGCTCACCGACATCATGAGCATGTTGAGGACGTTTTTCGAGCGGACCATGCCGCCGTAGAAGAAGGCCACTCCCGGCGTCATGAGCAGCACCAGCGCCGAGCTCACGAGCAACCAGGCGGTGTCACCAGAGTTCACTGCGCGTTACCTCCATAGAAATCAAGGCTCATATGACAGCGAGCCCGGCCAGAGTCGACCTGACGTGCAGCCTGCAAAACGCATGTTGCCGGCACACCATGATCGTGTTTCTGAAAAGTTAACTGTGCCCTTCGCGGCCGAAAGCCCGTCTGCGAGGGTCGCGAATCAGCCGAGCAGAGCATCGACGAAAGCCACCGGCTCGAAGGGCGCGAGGTCGTCCTTGCCCTCGCCGAGGCCGACCAGCTTGACCGGGACGCCTAGCTCTTGCTGCACGGCGAAGACGATCCCGCCCTTGGCGGTGCCGTCGAGCTTGGTGAGCGCCACTGCGGTCACATCGACGACCTCGGAGAACACTTTCGCCTGGTGCAAGCCGTTCTGGCCGATGGTGGCGTCGAGGACGAGAACCACCTCGTCCACCGCCGCCTTGCGCTCGACAACACGTTTGATCTTGCCGAGCTCGTCCATGAGGCCGGTCTTGGTGTGCAGTCGGCCCGCGGTGTCGATGAGGACCACGTCTGCCCCGGTCTCGACGCCCCGGCGCACGGCTTCGAAGGCGACCGAGGCGGGGTCTGCGCCCTCGGCGCCGGTGACGACTTCAGCTCCCACGCGGCGGCCCCACGTCTGCAGCTGGTCCACAGCGGCGGCCCGGAACGTGTCCGCCGCGCCGAGCAGGACTCTTCGGCCGTCCGCGATGAGCACTCGGGCGAGTTTGCCGGTGGTCGTGGTCTTCCCCGTGCCGTTCACGCCGACCACGAGCACCACCGAAGGCCGCTCGGCGTGCGGCAGCGCGCGGACCGAGCGGTCGAGTTCGGGCTTGAGCTCGCCGATGAGCACTTCTTTGAGCACCGCTCGGGCCTGGGCCTCCGAGCGGACCTCGGCGCGAGCGAGCGCGGCGCGGAGCTTGTCGATGACGTGCTCCGTGGTGCTGGCCCCGAGATCAGCGGCAAGAAGCGTCGTCTCGATGTCCTCCCACGATTCCTCGTCGAGGTCGCCGCCGCCGAGCAGCCCGACCAAAACCCGGCCGACGCTGCTCTGCGAACGCGCGAGCCGCCCGCGCAGATTGCCCCACCGCTCCCCCGACGGCACAATCTCCTCGGCCTGGCGCTCCTCCGGCTCGGGTTCTGGCTGCTCCACGTCGACGTCGGGCAGAACCACGTCCCGCACGGTGGGCTTGGGCGAATCGACCGGCGTGGCCGCGTCGTCCCCCACTCCCGGCAGGCCGGTCGCTTCGACCTTGGGCGGCGCGTGCGCGATCTGCGGCGTCGGGACGGCGGAGCCGCCCTCGGCAAAGCTGAAGCCGCTCTTGGCCTGATAGGTCGAAGCCTCAGGCGTGGCCGCCGACTGCGACGTGAGGCGGATCCTGCGCCGCCGCGCGAGCAACAAGCCCCCGCACACCGCCGCCAACACCACAAGGGCCGCTACGACGGCGACGACGACCCACATCTCTGAGCTCACCGCACTGCCTCAGCATCTCGAGTTTTGCTCACTGCACTGCCTCAGCACCTTGAATTTTGCTCACTGCACTGCCTCAGCACCTTGAATTTTGCTCACTGCACTCCCTCAACATCTTGAATTTTCCAACTTCACGGAATTTTTCCGGCACCGCGCTCGCGGGGGCGGACGGCCGCGACAAGAGCTCATCTGCTCTTGGGCGGCTCTTTCACTTTTTGGCCCGCGCAGCCGACCATGCCTTGCTCCGACGCGGCGTCGATCTGCTGAAGGCCGACAGAAATCCGGCAGCTGAACCTCGCGGTCGGGTCGATGTTCGAAGGATCGGACATCACCATGACCATGGCGTAATCGGCTCCGAGGCTCAGCGTCACATCTTTGCGCCACGGCGAGCCGACCGTCTCGTTCTGCGCGCTCTCGTGCGTCCGGTTGAGCGTGTCCTCGTTGGTCACCGCCACGTACATCACCTTGAAAGGTTTGCTGCCAGATGATGTGACCT from Segniliparus rotundus DSM 44985 includes:
- the ftsY gene encoding signal recognition particle-docking protein FtsY — protein: MSSEMWVVVAVVAALVVLAAVCGGLLLARRRRIRLTSQSAATPEASTYQAKSGFSFAEGGSAVPTPQIAHAPPKVEATGLPGVGDDAATPVDSPKPTVRDVVLPDVDVEQPEPEPEERQAEEIVPSGERWGNLRGRLARSQSSVGRVLVGLLGGGDLDEESWEDIETTLLAADLGASTTEHVIDKLRAALARAEVRSEAQARAVLKEVLIGELKPELDRSVRALPHAERPSVVLVVGVNGTGKTTTTGKLARVLIADGRRVLLGAADTFRAAAVDQLQTWGRRVGAEVVTGAEGADPASVAFEAVRRGVETGADVVLIDTAGRLHTKTGLMDELGKIKRVVERKAAVDEVVLVLDATIGQNGLHQAKVFSEVVDVTAVALTKLDGTAKGGIVFAVQQELGVPVKLVGLGEGKDDLAPFEPVAFVDALLG